Proteins encoded within one genomic window of Zootoca vivipara chromosome 12, rZooViv1.1, whole genome shotgun sequence:
- the POMGNT2 gene encoding protein O-linked-mannose beta-1,4-N-acetylglucosaminyltransferase 2, with the protein MNIAAVFNALLVSLLAAVLWKYIKLRDHAFVLEEELVLTRQTQELSQVRIDYHAALQALVQDGTRMVCTGRMHMDRICRFESLCYSTEAEEFIFFHSNSSVMLPNLGSRRFQPALLDLSSVDDHNTQYFNFVELPSASLKYMPKPVFVPDVALIVNRFNPDNLMHVFHDDLLPIFYTMQQFPDLDLDARLFFMEGWGEGLHFELYKLLSTKQPLLKEQLKTLGRLLCFTKSYVGLSKITTWYQYGFVQPQGPKANILVSGNEIRQFTKFMAEKLNVSSEGMPGEEYIVVFSRTINRLIVNEAELILALAQEFQMKTITVSIEDHTFSDIVRLISNASMLVSMHGAQLAMSLFLPRGATVVELFPYAINPEHYTPYKTLSTLPGMDLQYIAWTNTEKENTVTYPDRPWDQGGIAHLDKAEQDRIVKSGEVPRHLCCRNPEWLFRIYQDTKVNVASLIQAIRQTVKTKPGPKRQKGTSGLYPGKVRDAKCQTSVQGTSEAKLSVSWQIPWNLKYLKVREVKYEVWIQEQGENTYMPFILSHQNHTFSDNIKPFANYLVWIRCIFNKNLLGPFADVLLCST; encoded by the coding sequence ATGAACATAGCAGCTGTGTTTAATGCCTTGCTGGTGTCTCTCCTCGCAGCCGTGCTGTGGAAATACATCAAGCTGCGAGATCACGCCTTCGTGTTGGAAGAGGAGCTGGTCCTCACTCGCCAGACGCAGGAGCTCTCTCAGGTCCGCATCGACTACCATGCTGCTCTTCAAGCCTTGGTCCAAGATGGCACCAGGATGGTGTGCACTGGGAGAATGCACATGGACCGGATCTGCCGTTTCGAATCCCTCTGCTACTCCACGGAGGCGGAGGAGTTCATCTTCTTCCACAGCAACTCTTCGGTCATGCTCCCCAACCTGGGCTCCAGAAGATTCCAGCCTGCCCTCCTTGATCTCTCCTCGGTGGACGACCACAACACACAGTATTTCAACTTCGTGGAACTGCCTTCCGCATCGCTCAAATACATGCCCAAGCCGGTGTTTGTCCCCGACGTGGCCCTGATTGTGAATCGATTCAACCCGGACAACCTGATGCATGTTTTCCACGACGATCTCCTCCCGATCTTCTACACCATGCAGCAGTTCCCAGATTTGGACCTGGATGCCCGGTTGTTTTTCATGGAAGGCTGGGGCGAAGGCCTGCACTTTGAGCTGTACAAGCTGCTGAGCACGAAGCAACCGCTTTTGAAAGAGCAGCTGAAGACTCTGGGGCGGCTCCTTTGCTTTACCAAGTCGTACGTGGGCCTGTCCAAAATCACCACGTGGTACCAGTATGGGTTCGTCCAGCCCCAGGGGCCCAAGGCTAACATCCTGGTCTCCGGGAACGAGATCCGACAGTTCACCAAATTCATGGCGGAGAAGCTGAACGTGAGCTCGGAAGGGATGCCCGGCGAAGAATATATTGTCGTTTTCAGCCGGACCATCAACAGGCTAATTGTCAATGAGGCAGAACTTATTCTGGCACTGGCCCAGGAATTCCAGATGAAAACCATCACCGTTTCCATAGAAGACCACACTTTTTCAGATATCGTGCGCCTGATCAGCAATGCATCTATGCTGGTCAGCATGCACGGAGCGCAGCTGGCGATGTCCCTCTTCCTGCCCAGAGGAGCCACTGTTGTGGAACTCTTCCCTTACGCCATCAACCCTGAGCATTACACCCCTTACAAAACGCTGTCTACTCTCCCTGGCATGGACCTCCAGTACATTGCCTGGACGAACACCGAGAAGGAGAACACGGTGACTTATCCGGACCGGCCTTGGGATCAAGGAGGAATTGCCCACTTGGACAAGGCGGAGCAAGACCGTATTGTGAAAAGCGGCGAAGTTCCGCGCCACCTCTGCTGCCGCAACCCTGAGTGGCTTTTCCGCATCTACCAGGACACAAAAGTCAACGTCGCTTCCCTGATCCAGGCTATCAGGCAAACGGTGAAAACGAAGCCTGGGCCCAAGAGGCAGAAGGGGACGAGCGGCCTCTACCCGGGCAAAGTCAGAGATGCCAAGTGCCAGACCTCCGTCCAGGGCACCAGCGAAGCGAAACTCTCTGTGTCCTGGCAGATCCCTTGGAACCTGAAGTACCTGAAGGTCAGGGAAGTGAAATACGAAGTGTGGATACAGGAGCAAGGGGAGAACACGTACATGCCTTTCATCTTGTCCCATCAGAACCACACCTTTTCCGACAACATCAAGCCCTTCGCAAACTACCTGGTCTGGATCCGTTGCATTTTCAACAAGAATCTCCTCGGACCCTTTGCAGATGTGCTGTTGTGCAGCACGTAA